A single Ammospiza caudacuta isolate bAmmCau1 chromosome 6, bAmmCau1.pri, whole genome shotgun sequence DNA region contains:
- the GPR135 gene encoding G-protein coupled receptor 135 → MRLRMEPAAAVPGNLSRGGGGGNESGGAAAAAAAAGWSAAALASQAAALLLIFALSALGNGAVVLVIARHRQLRTVTNAFVLSLSLSELLGALLCLPLAFLSLLSRPPGAWLFGQRLCLASAALHAGLGIAATLTMALLSFDRYCAIVRQPRHKMGRRRAAQLLAAVWLAALALAGPWYGLAGEGRREARPGAYRCVYVLPWGSSRLGPPYGAALIVLCYLLPFAVMCFCHFNICRAVRLAESRVRPLTTYGHLLRAYGEMRTATTVLIMIVSIICCWGPYCILGLAAAAGRLPFSPTMDAVASGMAWANGAINPLIYAARNPNISVLLRRSREGGYRTRNNMVAYLSVPGRQPEPRSRAERVRERYINRHSGPPGSAVSSSSPASGAEVAMWACKTPAVLFCRDGQPDTVSEATLKGRAGAIDTSL, encoded by the coding sequence atGAGGCTGCGCATGGAGCCGGCGGCGGCCGTGCCGGGCAACCTctcccgcggcggcggcggcggcaacgagagcggcggggcggcggcggcggcggcggcggcggggtgGTCGGCGGCGGCGCTGGCCTCGCAAGCGGCCGCGCTGCTGCTCATCTTCGCCCTCTCGGCGCTGGGCAACGGCGCGGTGGTGCTGGTGATCGCCCGGCACCGGCAGCTCCGCACGGTCACCAACGCCTTCGTGCTGTCGCTGTCGCTGTCGGAGCTGCTGGgcgccctgctctgcctgccgCTGGCCTTCCTCAGCCTGCTCAGCCGCCCGCCCGGCGCTTGGCTCTTCGGGCAGCGCCTGTGCCTGGCCAGCGCCGCGCTCCACGCCGGGCTGGGCATCGCCGCCACGCTCACCATGGCCCTGCTCTCCTTCGACCGCTACTGTGCCATCGTCCGCCAGCCGCGGCACAAGATGGGCCGGCGCCGCGCCGCGCAGCTGCTGGCCGCGGTCTGGCTGGCCGCCCTGGCGCTGGCCGGGCCCTGGTACGGGCTGGCGGGCGAGGGGCGTCGCgaagcccggcccggcgcctACCGCTGCGTCTAcgtgctgccctggggctcctcGCGGCTCGGGCCGCCCTACGGCGCCGCCCTCATCGTGCTCTGCTACCTGCTGCCCTTCGCCGTCATGTGCTTCTGTCACTTCAACATCTGCCGGGCGGTGCGGCTGGCCGAGAGCCGGGTGCGGCCGCTCACCACCTACGGGCACCTGCTGCGCGCCTACGGGGAGATGCGCACGGCCACCACCGTGCTCATCATGATCGTCTCCAtcatctgctgctgggggcCCTACTGCATCCTGGGGctggccgccgccgccggccgccTGCCCTTCTCGCCCACCATGGACGCCGTGGCCAGCGGGATGGCCTGGGCCAACGGCGCCATCAACCCCCTCATCTACGCCGCCCGTAACCCCAACATCTCGGTGCTGCTGCGGCGCAGCCGGGAGGGCGGCTACAGGACTAGGAACAACATGGTCGCCTACCTGTCGGTGCCGGGCCGCCAGCCGGAGCCGCGGAGCCGGGCTGAGCGGGTCCGGGAGCGCTACATCAACCGGCATAGCGGGCCCCCGGGCAGCGCCGTGTCCTCGTCCAGCCCGGCCAGCGGGGCAGAGGTGGCCATGTGGGCCTGCAAGACTCCCGCTGTGCTCTTCTGCCGGGATGGACAGCCGGACACGGTCTCTGAGGCCACCCTGAAGGGCAGAGCGGGCGCCATCGACACCAGCCTCTGA